In the Glycine max cultivar Williams 82 chromosome 6, Glycine_max_v4.0, whole genome shotgun sequence genome, tttacttatatttgaaaaaaaaaattaaacttttgttacttataaaaaaaacagagaaagtaCTAGTAAAGTTGaaacttaattaaattgttattaattttctaCACTAGTACATTATTTAATCCTTCTTATTCTTTAGGGAGATCAAGCATCGATAATTGGAGGAGTGGTTGATTACATCAGCGAGTTGCAGCAGGTGCTGCAAGCCCTGGAGGCCAAGAAGCAAAGAAAAGTCTACTGCGAAGTCCTGAGCCCTAGGCTTGTTTCAAGCCCAAGGCCTTCACCACTGAGTCCTAGGAAGCCCCCTTTAAGCCCGAGACTAAACTTGCCTATAAGCCCAAGAACTCCACAACCAGGAAGCCCTTACAGGCCAAGGCTGCATCAGCAGCAGCATGGCTACAACAACATCATTTCACCAACCATATCCAACGTCTCTCTCGACCCTTCTCCCACTTCTTCTGCCAACTCCTCCATCAACGATAACATCAACGAGCTTGTTGCAAACTCCAAGTCCCCCACTGCTGACGTGGAGGTCAAGTTTTCGGGTCCTCATGTTCTTCTCAAAACGGTGTCTCAACGAATTCCAGGGCAGGCTCTGAAGATTATAACGGCACTTGAAGATCTTGCGCTTGAAATCGTTCATGTCAACATTAACTGTGCTGCGGATGATACCATGCTAAACTCATTCACTATCAAGGTACATTCTTATTTCTTCCTCCATTTAATTAATGatggaaataaaaatgaaaaatgaaaaacaagtcTGTCAATGAATTTCTGCAGTACCTCGTCACATGCATAACAGCATGAGGTGGAAGGTATTGTCTTTTTTATGAAAGTATGTTCTTTCAATGACAGCTGCATGgggttgatatattttttttaaattttatttctgtcCAACTTGGTTACCTACACCCTTATGCTATTCagattttactttaaaattaaagtttaaattaaggtttttttaataaaaagtaaaagttaTTGGACAGtaagaaattttaagaaaaaataaaataaaatgatttaattaactattttaacttaaaagaccatttgaaacaaaaattaccctgttatttttcacatttattagttcacaaatcacaatgaaatagaaaaaaagagtcTAAAATACTGCAcgacttatttttaaaaattatttcaattagttttttagaaagttatttttccttttttactctTATGAACACTaagttaatttcttaatttttaaaagttttctctaaatatatctttatctagtttctcctttaaaaaaataaaaagtacagaAAGAATGAACATATTAAATGAAAAGTCTTTTTATTATGAAACATgagaattataaatataaattattaaatcatatttgagtagccaatattaaaagaaaaatataaataagtttttcgtttttttttcagGAGAAAACATAACCTTTTTAATTAAGTAACCATGTAATCACtgactaatttttaattttcaacattcatatataattatataaaaatatccttttttaCACGTGTTAGCCACACAGACTGTCCCTAACGATTCAAGTGAGAAAGTAAAACTGCTTAATAGGTAAAAGTGAAATAAGCAACTCCTCTAAGATGTTCGTACAATCTTCTTTCTTGTTCATGTTCTTATTATGTTTAAAAGAGGGGAGagaatttatttagttttttcttataaccatctatatataaatatgtaaatagTATAGACATAAGACATAAAAAATCACCTTTactctttacattttttttattaatgtctgAAGTTACATTGAAGAGTAAAGGCTATgccttaatgaaaaaaaaatgtttctccttttttgtctttcctttttaaaacaaaatagagTACAGATTACAGAGATTGTGTAACAAATGGCTTATGTTAGTATGTAATCGTCATGAAAACGGTTTGGATTTTAGTTCTTCCATCCCCACATCAAGAAATAAAACTTCACAGTGTAGCAGTCTGCAACGTTTAGCAAACCAAAATAATGCCAATGATGACAATTTTTCTACTTCTTTCTAGTATGCCCTATGCATGCCGTGCggttctttaaagcaaaaataGATGGTGTTGTGCACCTGGGAAAGGATAGTACTGACTGTATATTTTTTCACTGCATCTACCCGGGAGACCAGGGATACAACATGGTTCCATTTAGACATTGGTCCCCATTCGCCGATCGAAAAGACGAATATAAATTATTGGGTCATTTTGGTTTAAATTAAATTGGTTAATTTCATGCATGGAAGTAGCTTATGATTGGAGGatacatatatttatgtatatatgtttCTTACGTATTCAATTTAGGTTCACTAATAATTGTGGTTTCTTTACACTACTTGATGTACATGTAGATTGGAATTGAATGCCAACTCAGTGCCGAAGAACTCGCTCAACAAATCCAGCAAACATTCTACTAATTATAAAAGATGGGTTATGTTTTGTCCAGAGTCCAGACCAAACATCAGCTTGCACGcatccctctctctctctctctcttctcttattGCGCTGTACGTACCTTGCTGTACAAATAACAGAGAACATGGGAAGAgccatatttaatttttcaaccatttatcattttctttctttttaattaattattacagcAATTGCTAGTGTAATTCCTCATGATGACAAGTATTAGCTAGTTATTATAGAGTGACACTACTCTCTTGTAATTGTTTTTTTGGAAGGAACTACTACTCTCTTGTAATTGACCACCGTCCCAGCTTTGATTTGTGTATGAATTAGATTTCCATTTCCCAGATTGAAACACTCGTCAACAAATTATTATtgcaattttttgttaattttgagtTAGGTGCTCAATTTCTCTTTCAACAAGCGttcaaaaactaattatattattgaaagagctggaaattataaatattacgttatcatttttctttttggtttgttTATCCTTTGTCGTTTACACAATTTAATCCTAATCAAGTTTCGTTTGTACATGGTATATAAgggataaaattatattattataaattgtatAGGCGATTATGTATTTATAATTAGTGTAATAATTCGTGTCATGTACGgttaaattttatagtttataaattttaatatatttttaattttatataagtaggtatgtatataaatattttttttaaataaaattattatgaatatttatatattaaatgattttatattcatatatgtACATGCCttgtatcattttaatttatatgatgtttttttttaaatattgtctttataaatatattgttatttgtatATGATTTaagtttatatacatatatatacttttaacattgaatattaacaagaaatattttataGTATGAATACAGAGATAAGATAATGCATATGCAATAATATTGTTGAtcttatatatagaaaataatccAGTTCGTTATTTTAGCATGTCAGTTAATATTTAATTCCTAATCATATGCATGAAAAATAAATGGTAGACACATACTCAATGTATCGTTGTTGGATACAACAAACAGTAAAATTATACattcttttgtttaatttggtaGACACATACTCAATTTCTAGCATGTGTTAATTTGGATTTGTACACGTACCTTGGATGAATACATTTTAGAAATACGTAGAAATACAATTCCcttaatcaataatttaaataccatttttttaagatctattttatttttaattgtcgtttgatcatttaaaaacaaaagttaaagAATAGAAATCTTAAAATAACTTTGTAAGGGTAAAAATAGAGAACTTGGAGAATCAACATTAGAAAAAGATCTTTCGTATCGAGGTTGAGATTAAGTAGCgctcaacatcgattttagttgtgttttacttgatatatatttataaagataaCAATAAAGTGATAGTAAAAATGACCGATAGTTTTGAttcttaatttgttagttttatttttttggtagcaACTTTTGAGATCTAATAACGGTCACTACAGTTGCCGCTAAAAGTTTGTAGTATCATGACCATTTAatgactttttagtttttaccatGACtcgatattaattttaataataattttactgaCCTTGGCTATACTAACCATTAGCTAATTATTGGTGGAGGATTTAGGCGCATTTATGGCCGCTAAATGACATAAAACTTTGGAGTAATGAATGCTTATTTAGGATGGTTAGGGTTCATGCCCTATACTCGACCCCATGAATATATACCGATACAAAACATGCTGCAAATGAGggttgaaaatgcaaaacacacTCTATTAAGT is a window encoding:
- the SPCH2 gene encoding transcription factor SPEECHLESS, which codes for MDDNSLCDIFDDKEFGSDHFGGDDLFAILESLESDFTTDFPPLINEEAVVAAAVSKDINNEDVSRLVSQKSTSSSAPLDSETELETSPKTKRQKLTPTTPEEANPDGQQKMSHITVERNRRKQMNEHLTVLRSLMPCFYVKRGDQASIIGGVVDYISELQQVLQALEAKKQRKVYCEVLSPRLVSSPRPSPLSPRKPPLSPRLNLPISPRTPQPGSPYRPRLHQQQHGYNNIISPTISNVSLDPSPTSSANSSINDNINELVANSKSPTADVEVKFSGPHVLLKTVSQRIPGQALKIITALEDLALEIVHVNINCAADDTMLNSFTIKIGIECQLSAEELAQQIQQTFY